A region from the Acidobacteriota bacterium genome encodes:
- a CDS encoding ABC transporter ATP-binding protein: MINYENVHHRYGDVVALHDLNLEVLPGEIFGLLGPNGAGKTTAIKIAATLLRPASGRVTLDGIDVQADPMGAKQRLGLMPDTPFFYSGLSGRQFLRFVGNIREMPSASLEARIAELMAFFRLEEAADSAILTYSLGMKKKLGLATAILHQPKVLILDEPTSGLDPHASRDARALLVSLRDAGTTVFLTTHVLQIAQTMCDRVGILDRGRLVAVGSLAELRARDQEDLEDVFVRVTQRGPDESDAA; the protein is encoded by the coding sequence ATGATCAACTACGAGAACGTCCATCATCGCTACGGCGACGTGGTCGCCCTGCACGACCTGAACCTCGAGGTTCTGCCAGGCGAGATCTTCGGGCTTCTCGGGCCGAATGGCGCCGGCAAGACCACTGCGATCAAGATCGCGGCGACGCTTCTCCGTCCAGCCTCAGGCCGCGTGACGCTCGACGGCATTGACGTCCAGGCCGACCCGATGGGCGCGAAGCAGCGCCTCGGCCTGATGCCCGACACCCCGTTCTTCTACAGCGGCCTGAGCGGCCGCCAGTTCCTGCGTTTCGTCGGGAACATCCGTGAGATGCCCTCCGCTTCCCTGGAGGCGAGAATCGCGGAACTGATGGCCTTCTTCCGCCTCGAGGAAGCCGCCGACTCCGCCATCCTCACCTACTCGCTGGGGATGAAGAAGAAGCTTGGCCTCGCCACGGCCATCCTGCATCAGCCGAAGGTGCTCATTCTCGACGAGCCCACGTCGGGCCTGGATCCTCATGCCTCGCGGGACGCGCGCGCCCTGCTGGTCTCCCTTCGCGACGCGGGCACGACCGTGTTTTTGACGACGCACGTGCTGCAGATCGCACAGACCATGTGCGATCGAGTCGGCATCCTCGACCGCGGGCGCCTCGTGGCCGTCGGCTCGCTCGCCGAGCTCCGGGCACGCGATCAGGAGGATCTGGAAGACGTCTTCGTGCGCGTCACTCAACGCGGACCTGACGAGAGCGACGCCGCGTGA